TCAGTTGCGTCTCATATTTGAAGGGAAAGTGTTCACACACCTCCTCGACAAAAAAATCGAATGGATTTATGGTCACCATGTTCGCAACCAGGTTGACCTCGATCACCAGTTTTTTAGCCTTTTCCAGAAACACACAACGGGCTACATAGTTGCCGAATGGATCCTGCTGCCAATTGAGAAATTTCTTCTGCGGTTCAATCTTCAGCGCATAGTGGTGCAAGGGTGTGCGGGTATGGGGCGCAGGACGCAGGCGAATCAGGTGAGGTGCAAGATCAACCGGGCGGTCAAAGTGGTATTCGGTACGGTGCTGTATGGCAATTCGAACTGACATGGTGCGCTGGATGCTCCAGATTGGTGCTCTCGGGTGGTATTGATAGCCATTTCAATACTTAAACAGGTATAGAGCAGTTTTTATGCCAGCCAGGCGAGAACATTAATTATGATCGAACCCGGAAAACGGTATCCAGGGATTTCAAATTTGTATTAAGATGCCTGGGTACACACTCAAACAGAAAGGTCGGTTTATGACTTATTGTCTCGGTATCTGTGTCAAAGATGGCATGTTGTTCGCTTCTGACTCCCGTACCAATGCCGGTGTGGACTACGTGACATCCTATTCCAAGATGCATGTCTTCAACCCGGCGCCGGATCGTCTGTTTGTGATTCTCTCGGCGGGTAACCTGGCCACCACCCAGGAGATCATCAATATCATTCAACGGGATATCGACTACCCGAGTGGAGTCGACAGTCTGCTCTCTGCGAGGTATCTGTTCGAGGCAGCGGACTATGTGGGACGGGTGAGCCAGCAGGTTCAGCAACAGCACAACAGTGCGTTGCAACAAGCGGGTGTCAGTGGTGAGGTCTCACTGATTATTGGCGGACAGATCCAAGGTCAACCCCATGGTCTGATGTTGATCTATCCGCAAGGCAATCATATTGAGGCTTCAAAAAGCACCCCATACCTGCAGATTGGCGAGACCAAGTATGGCAAACCGGTACTCGACCGGGTGCTCAGCCACGATCTGCCTTTGAATGATTGCGCCCGTCTGGCGCTGGTCTCCCTCAGCTCCACCACCATGTCCAATATCACAGTAGGGCCTCCTTATGAGCTGTCACTCTATCGGACGGATGAATTTCAACTGGCCAGCCGCTGTAAATTTGAAGAGCAGGGGGATTATCTGATTGAGCTGCAACAAGCCTGGACCAATGGATTGATCCAATCGTTCAGTAATCTGCCGAGATTTGAATGGGAGAGCACGGAGTACCAGGCAGCACTGGAACTCAATCAGATCGAAAATCCCGCTTCCATCGAAAATATCGACTGAGGGGGGTGGGGGTGTCCGTCCAGCCACCTCACCATAATATTGAATTTAAATCTTGGTGACTGCCGCTAGCTGGCCTGTCGGATCTTGAGATCGGTTGTGAGTCTGAGTATTCCATCCTCACCAAGAACGCCAACTGACTTTTCCTGACTGTTCTTCAGCACGGTAAGTGCGTGGCCTAAGCCCGGTCTTCTGATACAGACCAGTTTCCAGCCAAATTTCTTCAGGATCGACATTCCATCGACTTGTTTCTCGTTGATATACATCTCAGGCGAAGTAGGGACTGGTCCCATGCCTACCCGTTTATCTGATGACATAACATCATTCCCCTGGAAATTATTATTACTCAATCAGTTACTTCATTGTTTGGTCGTTGCTGCGCAGGCTGAAGTATACTGATGTTCCCTACTTAAAAATGATAGCGCAATTAAACTACATGCGCGTTTAATTAGATACAAATAAATAGTTAATCAAGTGGCTCAAGTCAATATTTTTTTAGATGTTAACAATCTTGGGAATTTGAGTTGAGCTCAATTCAGCATCAAATTGATACTGAATTAAATAGTATTTATGAGTCAAAAGGATCGAGAATCAGCTTGGAAATCACATCGTTATGTAGAAATGCAGTAGGAAGATAATTCCCATATTGATCGTGTTGGTTTAATGAAAATACCGGGATAGGATAGATAGATCCGTAAATAATGAAATTCAAATACGGGCTAAAAAAGAATCGATTTCAAACCAGAATCTCTCATTACCATACAGATTGTTATGGCGGCCATTTTCCAACACGACCAGCTTACCTTTGATCCTGGCTAATCTTTCAGCTTGATCCAGAGGAATGATCCGGTCGGCAGCACCGTGCAGGATCAACACAGGGTGCTTGACATTATTCAGGTATCCGGCTGAGTCCATAGGGAATTTTAGCAGCAGATCTGCGGGTAACATGGGGAAGTGGTAAGCCGCCAAATCAGTCAAACTGTAAAAGGGTGCATACAGAATCATACCCCTGAGATCGGATTTTGATGCCAGTTGGATAGCAACACCCGTCCCGATCGATCGTCCATAAAGAATGATTTCAGAACTGTCCCAACCTGAAGTTTTCAGATAATCCAAAAACAGGGCAGCATCGGCAAACAGATTCTCTTCACTCAATCTGCCGCTGCTCTTGCCGTAGCTGCGATAATCCATTGCCAGAAAACTGTAGTTTCGATGAACAAAAGGCTCGGCTGCGTATTGCATTGAGAGCATGTTCTCTGCATTGCCGTGAAAATGGAGTATCACCCCTTTGGGTTTCTCTGCCTTGAAGAGCACCCCATGCAACCGAGCTCCATCTGGGGTATCGATAAAAAGCTCCTGGTGATCGATGGTGAAATTCAATACCGCATCAGCATCGATTCGGCTTGCGGGAAAAATGATGTTGACCTGGTTGAGGTAATAGTAGAGGCACAATATGGTATAGCCTGAAGAGGCCAGGAGGATAGCGAAACTCAGATTTTTGCGTAGTTCATTAAGAATTGACATCTTTACTGTTTATTCATTAAATAAGTTTCATATTCTATCAAGCAGAAGAGTTCCTTGTAGATAAATTATTTAATTTGCATTAACAGGTTTTGATCCTTAAGCCATCATTTCGATGGTTTTTTTGTTATGGCTTCAATGTCTAGGAGATCAATAGGGCGTCCCAATTTTGTCTTATATTCAATTAGGGTCTATTGGATTAGTGTTAACAGGCCCTAACGATTCAGGCTTCATCAGGAGAACTTCAGTACTTAAAATTGTTTTGGTTTCGATAACTGTGAAATCGAGTTTCAATACAGTACCATTCTGGCTTGAAGCGTCAAAGATATTCGCTCCATGTGGACATCCAACATCAATCTTAACACCGCAATAGATGAACTGAACATACTTCAGATCCCATCCTTCACTGGCTTCGCAATAGTGTTGTGGTGGTTTACTGAGATATTTGCTTCCAAGTGCCGCTACTTTTCTGAACAGCTTGCCTGGTACAAATAGATCGATGTCATTTAACTCTCACGTCGATCCGCAACCAATCGCGGTAAGCCCGCCGCAGATCATATAGGGTATTCGATGTTGATTCAGAAGGGATACAATCCAGTTGAGTGCTTCTGATAGATGCTGCTTTTTATCATCTGTCATAAAATGTAATACTCCAAAACTATTCGGGTTCCATGATCTATACAGATGTTATCTGTCCAGGTAATTCACTGTAAGGATTGCCCGCTTCATTCATGCTTCTGGAGACTTCCGCTCGCGCATTGAGTTTTACCTATTTGCCAGATATTCGACCTGGAAACTATTCATTATTGTACTTTTTTACTTATGGGCCTGTTTATTTCAAGATCGATAAAAACAATCTATAGAATAGTAGGGTATAAGTTTTCATCCATTAAATTAGGGCGTCTGTTTGGACTGAATCATCAAATTGATATCAACTGTATTGAAGCGCAACTTACAGATTGTCAAAATTTGTAAGATTTTCATAGGAGTATTGATCTATGTCATTGAAAGCCGGCTATCGGAGTAAGGGTGGGTTGTAAATCAATCATAATATACTTATAGAGCGTGTAAGTTTTATAGTTATACTTATTCAATGGATGGGTTTAATTGGATATTTGTGAGGCTCATTCCAAAGTGCATCTGAGTGCAGCCTGGAAACCGGTGGTAGGAACCTCAAATCACTAAGTAGATAACAAAGGTGATTGGGAAAAAGAGAGGATTGATTACACAATGTACCCGGAGCAGAAAGTGGAAAACCGCTATTTTCCTCGTATACGACTGTCCATGAAAGTTGACCTGATCAGAAGAGGTCAAAATATTGGGAGTGCTGTCACACAGGACTTGAGTCTGGGCGGAATGGCGCTTGAATTGGAGAAACCGAATCTGATCCCAAATGATATCGTATTGCTGGAAGTGTGGATACATGGCGTAGTACAAACACTACGCGGATTTGTGATCTACACGGTAAAAAACAAGAGTGGCATTATGCTGATCGGCATGAGTAAAGAGGCCACTCGTGCCTACTTCAACTTTCTTCGGGATATGAACATTCCCCTCCGTATGGTACTCGATAAAGCCAGTCACTAGTTGAATGGCTTTCTGTTGTATATCGATTGCTTGATCCTTAGCGAATCATCTGACAACTTGAGGCAGAGATTAGGTCGGTAACAGGTTTCGAATTCGATTAACTTTCTTCCGGCCGATTTTACAATTTCAATCATATTACTTCTCATGTTTAATCAATCGACTTTCTATAAAAACCACCCTATGGCATTGAACGATTTGAGATAAAAATCCAGATTGGGACATGCTCAGGACAACCTCCATGGTTGGTTGGCACTTGTCATCAATAACCCTACATTTACCGCTGTACTCATCATCTACTGGTCATCTAACTTACGAAATATTGTAAGAAATCTGACCTAGGCTTACTCACTCAATTGAACACTTCAGTGTATAAGGGAGTAGAGTCATGTTTCTCAAAATAACAGTAGCCGGACTGCTGACAGCGTCGATGATGATCTCCACATCGGCACTGGCAGGATCAGATTCTGAAACTGATCAGGAGGATAGTGGATATGAAGAGAAAGAAGATATTCATGAGCATCAGTGTGAATACAACTACCACAACAAACTACAGATCCTCCACAGTTCAGATAATGAGTCCTCATTCCAGGACCCAAACACCTTAGAGGAGAAGATTCTTAACTACTCCACGATAGCCAAAGGATTGAAGCGCGTGGCGAAGCAGGAGTGTACTCCCTCTTTATACCTGACTGCCGGTGATCATACCTTGCCGGGACCTTTCTATCAGGCATCGACTGAAGCCTTTGGTGAACCAGGTCTGGGTGATATCTTGATCTACAATGCGATGGGGTTGGCTGCCAATGGGATCGGTAACCACGAGTTTGATGGTGGTATCAATGAGTTTGCCGAGATGATCAATATGGCACGCTACCCCTTCATAGCCGTCAATCTGGATTTCAGCCAGGTCGTGGTGGCAGATGGCACACCAGAGATTGAGATCGGTAAGGATGCTAAGCGTTGTGCCAAGAGTCGGGGAAAGGTAGTAAAAAGCTGCTGGGTGAAACGTGGTGAGCACAAAATCGGATTGATTGGTCGGGCTCCGGCTGACTTCTTCAATGTGATTGAGGATCCGATCAATACACTGCCTGGACTCGATTTCGTTGGTGGTCGTGATGCAAACAACCAACCACTGATCTCTGCTGTTGGTCAGGTTCTCGAACAGGTTGAACTGTTGGAGTCCAAGGGTATCAACCGCATTATCCTGCTTGACCATGCTCAGGATTTCACCGCGGATCCCCTCTCAGCCAGTGCCCTGCGGGGTATAGATATTATTGTGGCGGCCGGATCCACCGGATTCATGGCCCGACCAGTCGCTGATGGCCCATACAATCTGCTACGTCCGGAGGACACTGCTGAAGCAGACTACCCGACCTGGCGTGTCGAC
This portion of the Candidatus Thiodiazotropha endoloripes genome encodes:
- a CDS encoding alpha/beta hydrolase, giving the protein MSILNELRKNLSFAILLASSGYTILCLYYYLNQVNIIFPASRIDADAVLNFTIDHQELFIDTPDGARLHGVLFKAEKPKGVILHFHGNAENMLSMQYAAEPFVHRNYSFLAMDYRSYGKSSGRLSEENLFADAALFLDYLKTSGWDSSEIILYGRSIGTGVAIQLASKSDLRGMILYAPFYSLTDLAAYHFPMLPADLLLKFPMDSAGYLNNVKHPVLILHGAADRIIPLDQAERLARIKGKLVVLENGRHNNLYGNERFWFEIDSFLARI
- a CDS encoding 20S proteasome subunit A/B produces the protein MTYCLGICVKDGMLFASDSRTNAGVDYVTSYSKMHVFNPAPDRLFVILSAGNLATTQEIINIIQRDIDYPSGVDSLLSARYLFEAADYVGRVSQQVQQQHNSALQQAGVSGEVSLIIGGQIQGQPHGLMLIYPQGNHIEASKSTPYLQIGETKYGKPVLDRVLSHDLPLNDCARLALVSLSSTTMSNITVGPPYELSLYRTDEFQLASRCKFEEQGDYLIELQQAWTNGLIQSFSNLPRFEWESTEYQAALELNQIENPASIENID
- a CDS encoding PilZ domain-containing protein, whose product is MYPEQKVENRYFPRIRLSMKVDLIRRGQNIGSAVTQDLSLGGMALELEKPNLIPNDIVLLEVWIHGVVQTLRGFVIYTVKNKSGIMLIGMSKEATRAYFNFLRDMNIPLRMVLDKASH
- a CDS encoding bifunctional metallophosphatase/5'-nucleotidase, translating into MFLKITVAGLLTASMMISTSALAGSDSETDQEDSGYEEKEDIHEHQCEYNYHNKLQILHSSDNESSFQDPNTLEEKILNYSTIAKGLKRVAKQECTPSLYLTAGDHTLPGPFYQASTEAFGEPGLGDILIYNAMGLAANGIGNHEFDGGINEFAEMINMARYPFIAVNLDFSQVVVADGTPEIEIGKDAKRCAKSRGKVVKSCWVKRGEHKIGLIGRAPADFFNVIEDPINTLPGLDFVGGRDANNQPLISAVGQVLEQVELLESKGINRIILLDHAQDFTADPLSASALRGIDIIVAAGSTGFMARPVADGPYNLLRPEDTAEADYPTWRVDSEGETVLVINSDQQYRYLGNLIVTFNKSGHIADVDMRSGPVATNEAGVEALKMELGARRLGPKKRVVGIYDAIRDTTIIQDAFFVVGSTDYPLNGFRADVRTRETNLGLLAADSTIWGAQQNGFPTVDIALKNGGGIRDTIQGPTIIRLAVEAALAFDNTLTVLQMSGDQVLAAMENSVSRADATDGRFPQIAGMVLEFDTANPPLEALASVTTPSRVRNLTITKHDGTVVNLVTDGVADATALSDSFVLATNSFTATGGDGYAAFPASVVLGATSIGEQQILEEYIINVLGGNVSMMDDATNPQRVIRLP